One Felis catus isolate Fca126 chromosome D3, F.catus_Fca126_mat1.0, whole genome shotgun sequence DNA segment encodes these proteins:
- the PLA2G3 gene encoding group 3 secretory phospholipase A2 isoform X1 — protein MGILVVLLGMLSFLGVAVGSSSALLWDSTSCHLARPIPGSPLGTLSFLGKNAQGLALVHTHWDEHGRLQSCSQQDEPELTAAFSALCAGEITRGTFIHTPGPELQRALATLQSQWGACRGTEEGPAGAREKRAAGVREEQAEGHRGAPSSIGHQRLKRGWTMPGTLWCGVGDSAGNSTELGIFQGPDLCCREHDRCPQNISPFQYSYGIRNYRFHTISHCDCDARFQQCLKNQQDSISDIVGVAFFNVLEVPCFVLEEQEACVAWYWWGGCRRYGSIPLAHLQPRTLYNASWSSPATPQPPSLQNPAPSKPQQKQHPQKRPPQWKGSKHPIKTNTTALRTPVASTQPDMSPTAWLEVTHPGLQGPWSGLKPQDVRRACRSFRHLDQCEQQIGPQETKFQLLNSAHEPLFHCNCTRRLARFLRLHSPPAGTSVLWELLGTTCFKLTPPLDCAEGTGCFRDPRAIKVSARHLQRLQQRRLQLWGVTTDEGQVWPSNHPRAPMSFYDRCLQLTQAAWRPDRQQKS, from the exons ATGGGGATTCTGGTAGTGCTGTTAGGGATGCTGAGCTTCCTGGGAGTGGCTGTGGGGagctcctctgccctcctctgggaCAGCACCTCCTGCCACTTGGCCAGGCCCATCCCCGGCAGCCCCTTGGGGACCCTGAGCTTTCTGGGCAAGAATGCCCAGGGACTGGCCCTGGTCCACACCCACTGGGATGAGCACGGGAGGCTGCAATCTTGTAGCCAGCAAGACGAGCCAGAGCTCACTGCAGCCTTTAGTGCTCTCTGTGCTGGTGAGATCACCCGGGGCACCTTCATCCACACCCCTGGACCTGAGCTGCAGAGAGCCCTGGCCACACTTCAgagtcagtggggagcctgccgAGGGACTGAAGAGGGTCCAGCAGGGGCTAGGGAGAAGCGAGCAGCAGGGGTCAGGGAAGAGCAAGCAGAAGGACACAGAGGAGCACCCAGCAGCATAGGACACCAGCGGTTGAAGAGAGGCTGGACTATGCCTGGCACGCTGTGGTGTGGAGTCGGGGATTCTGCCGGAAACTCCACAGAGTTGG GGATCTTCCAAGGCCCTGATCTCTGCTGCCGGGAACATGACCGATGCCCACAGAACATCTCGCCCTTCCAGTACAGCTATGGTATCAGAAACTACCGATTCCACACCATCTCCCACTGTGACTGTGATGCCAG GTTCCAGCAATGCCTGAAGAACCAGCAGGACTCCATCTCGGACATCGTGGGTGTGGCCTTCTTCAATGTGCTGGAGGTCCCCTGCTTCGTGCTGGAGGAGCAGGAGGCGTGTGTGGCGTGGTACTGGTGGGGAGG GTGCAGAAGGTATGGCTCCATACCTCTTGCCCACCTCCAGCCCAGGACCCTCTATAATGCCTCCTGGAGCTCCCCAGccaccccccagcctcccagccttcagaaccCAGCCCCTAGCAAGCCACAACAGAAGCAGCATCCTCAGAAGCGACCACCGCAATGGAAAGGGTCTAAGCACCCCATCAAAACCAACACCACAGCCCTCCGGACCCCTGTGGCCTCCACCCAGCCTGATATGTCCCCCACAGCCTGGCTGGAGGTCACCCATCCAGGCCTCCAGGGGCCATGGAGTGGCCTAAAACCTCAGG ATGTCCGCCGAGCCTGCCGCAGCTTCCGCCACTTGGATCAATGTGAGCAGCAGATCGGGCCTCAGGAAACAAAGTTCCAGCTGCTCAATAGTGCTCATGAGCCCCTCTTCCACTGCAACTGCACACGCCG ccTGGCACGCTTCCTGAGGCTCCACAGCCCACCTGCAGGCACCAGCGTACTTTGGGAGCTGCTAGGCACAACCTGTTTCAAGCTGACCCCTCCACTGGACTGTGCTGAGGGCACAGG CTGTTTCAGAGACCCTAGGGCCATCAAGGTGTCAGCTCGGCACTTGCAGCGACTTCAGCAGAGGCGACTCCAGCTCTGGGGTGTGACCACAGATGAGGGGCAGGTATGGCCTTCAAATCACCCAAGAGCCCCCATGTCATTCTATGACCGGTGTCTGCAGCTGACCCAGGCAGCCTGGAGACCTGACAGGCAGCAGAAATCCTAG
- the PLA2G3 gene encoding group 3 secretory phospholipase A2 isoform X2 — MGILVVLLGMLSFLGVAVGSSSALLWDSTSCHLARPIPGSPLGTLSFLGKNAQGLALVHTHWDEHGRLQSCSQQDEPELTAAFSALCAGEITRGTFIHTPGPELQRALATLQSQWGACRGTEEGPAGAREKRAAGVREEQAEGHRGAPSSIGHQRLKRGWTMPGTLWCGVGDSAGNSTELGIFQGPDLCCREHDRCPQNISPFQYSYGIRNYRFHTISHCDCDARCRRYGSIPLAHLQPRTLYNASWSSPATPQPPSLQNPAPSKPQQKQHPQKRPPQWKGSKHPIKTNTTALRTPVASTQPDMSPTAWLEVTHPGLQGPWSGLKPQDVRRACRSFRHLDQCEQQIGPQETKFQLLNSAHEPLFHCNCTRRLARFLRLHSPPAGTSVLWELLGTTCFKLTPPLDCAEGTGCFRDPRAIKVSARHLQRLQQRRLQLWGVTTDEGQVWPSNHPRAPMSFYDRCLQLTQAAWRPDRQQKS; from the exons ATGGGGATTCTGGTAGTGCTGTTAGGGATGCTGAGCTTCCTGGGAGTGGCTGTGGGGagctcctctgccctcctctgggaCAGCACCTCCTGCCACTTGGCCAGGCCCATCCCCGGCAGCCCCTTGGGGACCCTGAGCTTTCTGGGCAAGAATGCCCAGGGACTGGCCCTGGTCCACACCCACTGGGATGAGCACGGGAGGCTGCAATCTTGTAGCCAGCAAGACGAGCCAGAGCTCACTGCAGCCTTTAGTGCTCTCTGTGCTGGTGAGATCACCCGGGGCACCTTCATCCACACCCCTGGACCTGAGCTGCAGAGAGCCCTGGCCACACTTCAgagtcagtggggagcctgccgAGGGACTGAAGAGGGTCCAGCAGGGGCTAGGGAGAAGCGAGCAGCAGGGGTCAGGGAAGAGCAAGCAGAAGGACACAGAGGAGCACCCAGCAGCATAGGACACCAGCGGTTGAAGAGAGGCTGGACTATGCCTGGCACGCTGTGGTGTGGAGTCGGGGATTCTGCCGGAAACTCCACAGAGTTGG GGATCTTCCAAGGCCCTGATCTCTGCTGCCGGGAACATGACCGATGCCCACAGAACATCTCGCCCTTCCAGTACAGCTATGGTATCAGAAACTACCGATTCCACACCATCTCCCACTGTGACTGTGATGCCAG GTGCAGAAGGTATGGCTCCATACCTCTTGCCCACCTCCAGCCCAGGACCCTCTATAATGCCTCCTGGAGCTCCCCAGccaccccccagcctcccagccttcagaaccCAGCCCCTAGCAAGCCACAACAGAAGCAGCATCCTCAGAAGCGACCACCGCAATGGAAAGGGTCTAAGCACCCCATCAAAACCAACACCACAGCCCTCCGGACCCCTGTGGCCTCCACCCAGCCTGATATGTCCCCCACAGCCTGGCTGGAGGTCACCCATCCAGGCCTCCAGGGGCCATGGAGTGGCCTAAAACCTCAGG ATGTCCGCCGAGCCTGCCGCAGCTTCCGCCACTTGGATCAATGTGAGCAGCAGATCGGGCCTCAGGAAACAAAGTTCCAGCTGCTCAATAGTGCTCATGAGCCCCTCTTCCACTGCAACTGCACACGCCG ccTGGCACGCTTCCTGAGGCTCCACAGCCCACCTGCAGGCACCAGCGTACTTTGGGAGCTGCTAGGCACAACCTGTTTCAAGCTGACCCCTCCACTGGACTGTGCTGAGGGCACAGG CTGTTTCAGAGACCCTAGGGCCATCAAGGTGTCAGCTCGGCACTTGCAGCGACTTCAGCAGAGGCGACTCCAGCTCTGGGGTGTGACCACAGATGAGGGGCAGGTATGGCCTTCAAATCACCCAAGAGCCCCCATGTCATTCTATGACCGGTGTCTGCAGCTGACCCAGGCAGCCTGGAGACCTGACAGGCAGCAGAAATCCTAG
- the INPP5J gene encoding phosphatidylinositol 4,5-bisphosphate 5-phosphatase A has protein sequence MEGQSSSGSKRPGTRTGLRPLPMPHGVSQTEAPSKVDSSFQLPAKENAAPVPSEPRLALAPVGPRAANPPSTEGPRLALVSPQPILAPLSTPSRQKTAPARHSSNLAPTSVGQLVMSAPAGPKPPPVTSGSVLPPTSLGQLVMSASAGPRPPTATLGPRLAPTSRDQKQVPPASVGPKPALAASGLSLVLASEEQTPQPPSNSSPVLSSSQEQALAPASVIPTPASVGWTPAKQRDAPAPKPLPSSEGHLQPSAQTSGPSGSTSLIQTPPDPRISPSFRARPEAPRSSPEDPVLSRPPQTLPLDVSQSPPEPTTRSPGLLSPTFRPGASSAQTVPPPLPKPPRSPSRSPSRSPNRSPCVPPAPEMALPRPSTQGAGPSGHLSPSVQPQETPASVTTSPSTSTSSSSWSAQPTCKSDPGFWITVVTWNVGTAMPPDDVTSLLHLGSGGDDSEGSDMIAIGLQEVNSMINKRLKDALFTDQWSELFMDALAPFNFVLVSTVRMQGVILLLFAKYYHLPFLRDVQTDCTRTGLGGYWGNKGGVSVRLAAFGHMLCFLNCHLPAHMDKAEQRKDNFQTILSLQQFQGPGAHGILDHDLVFWFGDLNFRIESYDLHFVKFAIDSDQLHQLWEKDQLNMAKNTWPILKGFQEGPLNFAPTFKFDVGTNKYDTSAKKRKPAWTDRILWKVKAPSVGPSPSGRESHRLKVTQYSYRSHMEYTVSDHKPVAAQFILQFAYRDDVPLVRLEVADEWVRPEQAVVRYRIETVFARSSWDWIGLYRVGFRHCKDYVAYVWAKHEDVDGNIYQVTFSEESLPKGHGDFILGYYSHTHSILIGVTEPFQISLPTSELASSSTDSSSASSEDEDDSTLELLAPKSRSPSPGKSKRHRSRSPGLARFPGLALRPSSRERRGTSRSPSPQSRRLPRMAPDRGNDGSSRGSSEEGPSGLPGPWAFPPPVPRSLGLLPALRLETVDPGGGGSWGPNREAPAPHSLSPSPQGRQGLEEGGLGP, from the exons ATGGAGGGCCAGAGCAGCAGTGGCAGCAAGAGGCCAGGGACCCGGACTGGCCTGCGCCCCCTGCCTATGCCCCATGGGGTTTCTCAAACTGAGGCACCTTCCAAG GTGGACTCAAGTTTTCAGCTCCCAGCGAAGGAGAATGCAGCCCCAGTACCCTCCGAACCAAGATTGGCTCTAGCACCTGTGGGGCCACGAGCAGCTAATCCACCTTCCACAGAGGGGCCAAGGCTGGCTCTGGTGTCTCCCCAACCCATCCTGGCTCCGCTGTCTACCCCTAGCAGGCAGAAAACCGCTCCTGCCCGCCACAGTTCCAACCTGGCTCCAACGTCTGTGGGCCAGTTAGTCATGTCTGCCCCAGCTGGGCCGAAGCCTCCTCCAGTGACCTCAGGCTCAGTCCTGCCTCCAACATCCCTGGGGCAGCTGGTAATGTCTGCTTCAGCAGGGCCAAGGCCTCCCACAGCCACTCTGGGGCCCAGGCTGGCTCCAACATCCAGGGACCAGAAGCAGGTGCCACCTGCCTCCGTGGGACCCAAGCCAGCACTCGCTGCTTCGGGCCTGAGCCTGGTCCTGGCATCTGAGGAGCAGACACCACAGCCCCCCTCCAACTCTTCCCCAGTTTTGTCATCTTCTCAGGAACAGGCCCTGGCTCCAGCATCTGTGATACCAACCCCAGCCTCTGTGGGATGGACACCTGCTAAACAGAGGGATGCCCCAGCCCCTAAACCTCTCCCCTCTTCTGAAGGGCATCTCCAGCCTTCAGCTCAGACATCTGGTCCTTCGGGCTCCACATCCTTGATCCAAACACCCCCAGACCCCCGAATCTCCCCCTCATTCAGAGCCCGTCCTGAGGCCCCCCGCAGCAGCCCTGAGGATCCTGTCCTGTCCCGGCCACCCCAGACCCTGCCTCTGGATGTGAGCCAGAGCCCTCCAGAGCCTACTACCCGTTCCCCAGGACTTCTGTCCCCCACCTTCCGGCCAGGGGCCTCCTCGGCACAGACTgtgcccccacctctgcccaaGCCACCCAGGTCTCCCAGTCGTTCCCCCAGCCGCTCTCCCAACCGCTCCCCTTGCGTCCCCCCAGCCCCTGAGATGGCCCTCCCCAGGCCTAGCACCCAGGGGGCAGGACCTAGTGGACACCTGAGCCCCAGTGTTCAGCCCCAAGAAACTCCAGCTTCGGTCACCACCTCCCCTTCTACATCCACCTCATCATCCTCTTGGTCAGCTCAGCCTACCTGCAAGAGCGACCCTGGCTTCTG GATCACTGTGGTCACGTGGAACGTGGGCACCGCCATGCCCCCTGACGACGTCACATCCCTCCTCCACCTGGGCAGCGGTGGCGATGACAGTGAAGGGTCGGACATGATTGCCATTGG GTTGCAGGAAGTGAACTCCATGATCAACAAGCGGCTCAAGGATGCACTCTTCACAGACCAGTGGAGTGAGCTCTTCATGGACGCGCTGGCACCCTTCAACTTCGTGCTG GTGAGTACTGTGCGGATGCAGGGCGTCATCCTGCTGCTGTTCGCCAAGTACTACCACTTGCCTTTCCTGAGAGACGTGCAGACTGATTGCACACGCACTGGCCTGGGAGGCTATTGG GGCAACAAGGGTGGAGTGAGCGTGCGACTGGCGGCCTTCGGGCACATGCTCTGCTTCCTGAACTGCCACTTGCCAGCGCACATGGACAAGGCAGAGCAGCGCAAGGACAACTTCCAAACCATCCTTAGCCTCCAGCAGTTCCAGGGGCCCGGGGCACATGGCATCCTGGATCACGA CCTCGTGTTCTGGTTTGGGGACCTCAACTTCCGCATTGAGAGCTATGACCTGCACTTTGTCAAGTTTGCCATTGACAGTGATCAGCTCCACCAGCTCTGGGAGAAGGACCAG CTCAACATGGCCAAGAACACCTGGCCCATCCTGAAGGGCTTCCAGGAGGGGCCCCTCAACTTTGCACCCACCTTCAAGTTTGATGTGGGTACTAACAAATATGATACCAG TGCCAAGAAGCGGAAGCCAGCCTGGACAGACCGTATCCTGTGGAAGGTCAAGGCTCCAAGTGTGGGTCCCAGCCCTTCAGGACGGGAAAGCCACCGGCTCAAGGTGACCCAGTACAGCTACCGTAGCCACATGGAATACACAGTCAGCGATCACAAGCCCGTGGCTGCTCAGTTCATCCTGCAG TTTGCCTACAGGGACGACGTGCCGCTAGTGCGGCTGGAGGTGGCAGATGAGTGGGTGCGGCCAGAGCAGGCTGTGGTGAGGTACCGCATAGAAACAGTGTTCGCCCGCAGCTCTTGGGACTGGATCGGCTTGTACCGG GTGGGTTTCCGCCACTGTAAGGACTACGTGGCTTATGTCTGGGCCAAACATGAGGATGTGGATGGGAACATCTACCAG GTGACCTTCAGTGAGGAGTCACTTCCCAAGGGCCATGGAGATTTCATACTGGGCTATTATAGCCACACCCACAGCATCCTCATCGGTGTCACTGAGCCCTTCCAG ATCTCGCTGCCTACCTCGGAGTTGGCCAGCAGCAGCACAGATAGCTCAAGTGCCAGCTCAGAGGACGAGGATGACAGTACCCTGGAGCTGCTTGCACCCAAGTCCCgcagccccagccctggcaaGTCCAAGAGACACCGTAGCCGCAGCCCGGGCCTGGCCCGCTTCCCCGGCCTTGCCCTGCGGCCTTCATCCCGTGAACGCCGCGGTACCAGCCGCAGCCCCTCACCCCAGAGCCGCCGCCTGCCTCGGATGGCCCCTGACAGGGGCAATGATGGTAGCAGCCGGGGCAGTAGTGAGGAGGGGCCCTCTGGGCTGCCTGGTCCCTGGGCCTTCCCACCACCTGTGCCTCGAAGCCTGGGCTTGCTGCCTGCCTTGCGCCTGGAGACTGTTGACCCTGGTGGTGGTGGTTCCTGGGGACCTAATCGGGAAGCCCCAGCCCCTCATAGCCTGTCTCCCAGTCCCCAGGGCCGGCAGGGGCTAGAGGAAGGGGGCCTGGGGCCCTga